Proteins from one Cryptomeria japonica chromosome 4, Sugi_1.0, whole genome shotgun sequence genomic window:
- the LOC131027486 gene encoding transcription factor ABA-INDUCIBLE bHLH-TYPE-like, translating into METYDFSLNNGAIESILEISESALDNDAPEIIIMGDPQFELPSYDVMMNRTDQQFGNSIENKMWAPQNSAFSAYINAHSNTAADSLVSSQTLHKRCFRFLREIDEDRKLEIQRSRLTAPAEELNARRKNHHLIAERNRRVKLNEHFQNLYSLLPKNSKKDKHSILANATSYLRELKLRVCELEQQSESVEESIPRSFTNSGGGSGGFESQDKPFNSENPLLYRSDDVILEQCEDFPDQVKIMINVQRRTVLCPASLLMKMIEMLSAEQLEIISLSHIKGFGFHSIFIVLTKDEDWDISHWQTFGSLVNRTVS; encoded by the exons ATGGAAACGTACGATTTTAGTCTGAACAATGGTGCCATTGAATCTATTTTAGAGATTAGTGAAAGTGCTTTAGACAATGATGCTCCTGAAATCATCATAATGGGCGACCCCCAGTTTGAGCTTCCTTCTTACGATGTCATGATGAACAGAACTGATCAACAGTTTGGGAATTCCATAGAAAATAAAATGTGGGCACCTCAGAATAGTGCCTTCAGCGCCTACATAAATGCTCATTCAAACACCGCTGCAGATTCTTTGGTATCCTCTCAGACTCTGCACAAAAGATGTTTTAGATTTCTGAGAGAAATCGATGAAGATAGAAAGTTAGAGATCCAGAGATCACGCCTAACTGCCCCTGCTGAAGAGTTAAATGCAAGAAGGAAGAATCACCACTTGATTGCAGAGCGTAATAGGAGAGTGAAATTGAACGAGCATTTCCAGAACCTTTACTCTCTTCTTCCAAAAAATTCCAAG AAAGATAAGCATTCAATATTAGCGAATGCCACAAGCTATTTGAGAGAACTAAAACTTAGGGTTTGTGAGCTGGAGCAACAAAGTGAAAGCGTCGAGGAATCAATTCCCAGGAGTTTCACAAATAGTGGAGGAGGAAGTGGTGGGTTCGAATCCCAAGACAAACCTTTCAATTCAGAAAACCCATTACTTTATCGTAGCGACGATGTGATCTTGGAGCAATGCGAGGATTTCCCAGACCAAGttaaaattatgattaatgtgCAGAGAAGAACTGTTTTATGCCCAGCAAGTCTGTTGATGAAGATGATAGAGATGTTGAGTGCAGAGCAGTTGGAAATCATTTCACTTTCCCATATAAAGGGATTTGGATTTCACTCTATTTTTATCGTACTAACAAAG GATGAAGACTGGGATATTTCCCACTGGCAAACGTTTGGGAGTTTAGTCAATCGGACTGTCAGCTGA